A genomic segment from Fusarium fujikuroi IMI 58289 draft genome, chromosome FFUJ_chr04 encodes:
- a CDS encoding related to translation initiation factor IF-2, mitochondrial, with protein MLRVRTLQERSNSYVCALCRHKLSPSDSQSRDRHVSSVGATITSVRATRPSSCHYLRLSGVRALSTSSILHGPNDNGKPGGFPGRGFPGGFGAGLGSFGAFASKPSPDTSKQSVDLLPHEQEARKKMGLPLKKPLKVEAAPTPPPAQNNVKKRSDTQNANQNQSQRKNTSPARDNQQPNRSNDGNKYARQQRHQQQQQQRDAKPTTPPSNLLPAAPAWGAFSARKVDTQIPLISRKAEAKPAESQNKNKSKNVAPATGQEEGESVWGQLKRSRKLEEKPSRGEDGFWDALESRVTNIRSRPGPGGQYLEALQGADGMLRGGQQSQEDQIRRKSRFEMEESDVSDKRRDKKDKRPKNVHRNEAEDDDFDEDSIRRWEARQRKKAEKEARKRLEEATEAAPVPIFLPEYISISNLAGALQIRIADFLHDLESMGFEDLTEETIMTGDTAALVAQEYGYDPTVDTGSQRDLQPRPAPEDPSLLPSRPPVVTIMGHVDHGKTTLLDWLRKSSIAAQEHGGITQHIGAFVVQMSSGKQITFLDTPGHAAFLSMRQRGANVTDIVVLVVAADDSVMPQTLEALKHATAAKVPIIVAINKIDKEDARVDQVKADLARHGVEIEDYGGDVQVVPVSGKTGKGMQDLEENIVTLSEILDVRAEADGMAEGWVLESSIKQTGKTATVLVKRGTLRLGDIIVAGKSWAKIRGLRNEAGVEIPEAPPGTPVQILGWRELPDAGEQVLQAPDEGKARTAIEYREEMAERLESSKQLAEQEQRQREKEAAEEAAAAAEAEGTEAEPAKTEPGIIYQNFIVKADVAGSVEAVCGTVQELGNNEVQSKLLRSGVGAISEYDVDHAAASKSIIVNFNMPILPHIRQRAEEAGVRIIDHSVIYHVVDDVKSALSDLLPHTITNKVLGEADVLQVFGINVRKRVQKNIAGCKIRNGTIKRTSMVRVIRGGEVVYDGKIDTLKHVKKDVMEMGKGTECGIGLEDFQELQIDDQIQTYEVIKERRTL; from the exons ATGTTGAGAGTGCGCACCTTACAG GAGCGCAGTAATTCTTACGTATGTGCCCTCTGCCGTCACAAACTCTCGCCCAGCGATTCGCAGTCCAGAGATCGCCATGTGTCCAGCGTCGGAGCCACAATAACATCAGTTAGAGCCACTCGGCCATCTTCGTGTCACTATCTACGATTATCTGGTGTGCGCGCCTTGTCGACGAGCTCTATACTCCACGGACCGAACGATAATGGCAAGCCGGGAGGCTTCCCGGGGCGTGGTTTTCCTGGAGGGTTTGGAGCTGGATTGGGGTCTTTCGGAGCATTTGCGAGCAAACCATCACCAGATACTTCGAAGCAAAGCGTTGACTTGCTTCCTCATGAGCAAGAAGCTCGTAAAAAGATGGGATTGCCTCTGAAGAAACctctcaaggttgaggctgcCCCCACCCCGCCACCTGCACAAAACAACGTCAAGAAGCGATCAGACACCCAGAACGCAAATCAAAACCAAAGCCAAAGGAAGAATACATCTCCAGCCAGAGACAACCAGCAACCAAACCGATCGAACGACGGAAACAAATATGCTAGACAGCAGcggcatcagcagcagcagcaacagcggGACGCAAAGCCAACAACGCCCCCATCAAATCTGTT GCCAGCTGCACCCGCTTGGGGAGCTTTCAGCGCTCGAAAGGTTGATACTCAAATACCCCTCATCAGCAGAAAAGCGGAGGCGAAACCTGCGGAGAGCCAAAACAAGAACAAATCGAAGAATGTCGCACCAGCAACAGGCCAGGAAGAGGGTGAGAGCGTATGGGGGCAGCTGAAGCGCTCCCGCAAGCTGGAAGAAAAGCCAAGCCGCGGGGAGGATGGTTTCTGGGACGCACTCGAAAGTCGAGTCACAAATATTCGTAGCAGACCTGGCCCCGGGGGCCAATACTTGGAAGCGCTTCAGGGGGCAGATGGCATGTTACGAGGTGGTCAGCAGTCGCAGGAAGATCAAATAAGGCGCAAGTCACGTTTCGAGATGGAGGAAAGCGATGTTTCTGATAAGCggagagacaagaaggacaagcgCCCCAAGAATGTTCATCGGAACGAGGCTGAAgacgatgactttgacgaaGATTCAATTCGACGCTGGGAAGCTAGACAAcgcaagaaggctgagaaagaAGCGAGAAAACGCCTTGAGGAAGCTACAGAAGCCGCTCCCGTACCCATCTTTCTCCCCGAGTACATTAGCATCTCCAACTTGGCTGGTGCTCTCCAGATCCGCATAGCCGACTTTTTGCATGATCTGGAGTCCATGGGATTTGAGGATCTCACAGAGGAAACCATCATGACTGGTGATACGGCAGCCCTTGTCGCTCAGGAGTACGGCTATGATCCCACAGTGGACACTGGTTCTCAGCGCGACCTACAACCTCGGCCGGCGCCAGAAGATCCGTCATTATTGCCAAGCAGGCCTCCTGTTGTCACCATTATGGGCCATGTTGATCACGGAAAGACTACTCTTTTGGATTGGCTACGCAAGTCTTCCATTGCTGCCCAGGAGCACGGTGGCATCACACAACACATCGGTGCCTTTGTCGTTCAAATGTCGTCGGGCAAGCAGATCACCTTCCTTGATACGCCAGGTCACGCTGCGTTCTTGTCTATGCGTCAACGAGGCGCCAATGTCACAGACATTGTGGTGCTGGTCGTGGCTGCTGACGACAGTGTTATGCCACAGACTTTAGAGGCACTGAAGCACGCTACGGCCGCCAAGGTTCCTATCATCGTGGCAATAAACAAGATCGATAAGGAAGACGCTCGAGTGGATCAAGTGAAAGCTGATCTTGCCCGCCATGGCGTTGAAATCGAAGACTATGGCGGTGATGTTCAGGTGGTACCCGTAAGTGGCAAGACGGGCAAGGGCATGCAAGATCTCGAAGAGAACATCGTCACCTTGTCTGAAATCCTCGATGTCCGCGCCGAAGCAGATGGCATGGCCGAGGGCTGGGTTCTAGAATCTAGCATCAAGCAGACTGGCAAGACCGCCACAGTGCTTGTCAAGCGAGGAACTCTGCGTCTTGGTGATATTATCGTGGCCGGCAAATCATGGGCCAAGATTCGTGGCCTTCGAAACGAAGCTGGTGTCGAGATCCCTGAGGCACCCCCTGGAACTCCTGTCCAGATCCTTGGCTGGCGCGAGCTGCCTGATGCTGGAGAGCAAGTTCTCCAGGCGCCTGATGAGGGCAAAGCTAGGACAGCGATCGAGTACCGTGAGGAAATGGCTGAGAGACTGGAGAGCTCTAAGCAACTAGCTGAACAAGAGCAGCGCCAGCGTGAGAAGGAGGCCGCTGAGGAAGCCGCCGCTGCTGCAGAAGCTGAGGGCACTGAAGCAGAGCCTGCCAAGACTGAGCCCGGCATCATTTACCAGAACTTCATTGTCAAGGCTGATGTCGCTGGGTCCGTGGAGGCCGTTTGTGGCACTGTCCAGGAACTCGGAAACAACGAAGTCCAATCCAAGCTCTTACGATCTGGCGTCGGCGCGATCTCTGAGTATGACGTCGACCACGCTGCTGCATCCAAGAGTatcatcgtcaacttcaATATGCCTATCCTTCCTCATATTCGCCAGCGTGCCGAAGAGGCCGGTGTGCGCATCATCGATCACAGCGTCATTTATCACGTTGTCGATGATGTTAAGAGTGCACTGTCGGACCTACTACCACATACTATTACAAACAAGGTACTTGGCGAAGCAGACGTATTGCAAGTATTTGGCATCAACGTCAGAAAGAGGGTGCAGAAGAATATCGCCGGTTGCAAGATCCGCAACGGCACTATCAAGCGGACGTCTATGGTCAGGGTTATCCGTGGTGGAGAAGTCGTCTATGATG GCAAAATCGACACACTCAAACATGTCAAAAAGGACGTCATGGAGATGGGTAAGGGCACCGAGTGTGGTATCGGTCTTGAAGACTTCCAGGAGCTACAAATCGACGATCAGATCCAGACTTATGAGGTAATCAAGGAAAGGCGAACGCTGTAA
- a CDS encoding probable Arf-binding protein codes for MEAASARAAARDRWGDLPSSGRTPSQLQRFIQAACSPENYEPNLALNLEIADLINSKKGTAPREAATAIVNYINHRNPNVALLALGLLDICVKNCGYPFHLQIGTKEFLNELVRRFPERPPMRPTRVQAKILEAIEEWRGTICETSRYKEDLGFIRDMHRLLSYKGYVFPEVRREDAAVLNPSDNLKSAEEMEEEEREAQSAKLQELIRRGTPEDLQEANRLMKIMAGYDTRSKTDYRAKAAEEVAKIQAKARLLEERLDSFKEGDKMEDGDVFSELAAALQSAQPKIQKMCEEESDDHEAVAKLLEINDSIHRTAERYKLMKKGDIEGAAKVAAGGPPPSAAGATASSSSAANELSLIDFEVDASSNGAQPNNAAVPSASAGGLENDLLGLDIGGESSSFGQGGGIALGFGANQNIPGPALLSSMTQDNSARGQPVSQSTTPQPRFQQQPPPPSQPASDPFAILGAGNFNSQRASPAPPQPQPAPTANDDDEWNFSSALPPEPSKPKEHQAVVSNTNVKIEMIARRAPGNENAINIVFAFSNNVTQPIGEFHFQLAVTKGYELQLKPQTGRDLAPQQNRGITQEVQIWHAGNRAQKVTSAKLRWRASYKTGEQTVNEMGEVTEFSLA; via the exons ATGGAGGCCGCTTCAGCTCGCGCAGCGGCTCGCGACCGTTGGGGCGATCTGCCATCATCTGGCAGAACCCCCTCCCAGCTCCAGCGCTTCATCCAGGCTGCCTGCAGTCCCGAGAACTACGAACCCAACCTCGCCCTCAATCTCGAGATCGCCGACCTTATAAACTCAAAGAAGGGAACTGCTCCTCGCGAGGCTGCTACTGCAATCGTCAACTACATCAATCATCGCAACCCCAACGTGGCTCTGCTCGCCTTAGGCCTTCTTGACATATGTGTTAAAAACTGCGGATACCCCTTTCACCTACAAATCGGCACAAAGGAGTTCCTCAATGAGCTCGTCAGAAGGTTCCCCGAACGGCCGCCAATGCGCCCTACACGAGTCCAGGCCAAAATCCTCGAGGCGATTGAGGAATGGCGAGGGACGATATGCGAAACGAGCCGATACAAGGAGGATCTAGGATTTATTAGGGACATGCACCGATTATTGAGTTATAAAGGATACGTCTTCCCTGAAGTGCGGAGAGAGGATGCTGCTGTATTGAACCCCAGTGAT AACCTCAAGTCCGCcgaagaaatggaagaggaagagcgaGAGGCGCAATCAGCTAAACTTCAGGAACTCATTCGTCGCGGCACCCCCGAGGATCTCCAAGAAGCCAACCGACTTATGAAGATCATGGCTGGCTACGACACACGGTCAAAGACCGACTACCGCGCAAAGGCCGCTGAGGAGGTTGCCAAGATTCAGGCTAAGGCGCGATTACTAGAGGAGCGACTCGACTCCTTCAAGGAGGGCGACAAgatggaagatggtgatgtctTCAGCGAATTGGCTGCTGCCCTACAGAGTGCACAGCCTAAGATCCAGAAGATGTGTGAAGAGGAATCTGACGACCACGAGGCTGTCGCCAAGTTGCTCGAGATCAACGACAGCATACACCGAACAGCAGAGCGGTATaagctgatgaagaagggtgaTATAGAGGGCGCTGCAAAGGTTGCCGCTGGTGGGCCTCCCCCCTCTGCTGCTGGAGCTACAGCATCGTCTTCAAGCGCAGCGAATGAGCTGTCTCTCATCGactttgaagttgatgccagCAGTAATGGCGCTCAGCCAAACAATGCCGCTGTGCCCTCTGCGAGCGCTGGGGGCCTTGAGAATGACCTCCTCGGCCTAGATATTGGTGGAGAGTCGAGCAGTTTCGGGCAAGGCGGCGGTATTGCTTTGGGCTTTGGCGCAAACCAAA ATATTCCTGGTCCTGCGTTATTATCTTCCATGACCCAGGACAACTCTGCCCGAGGTCAA CCCGTCTCTCAATCGACGACACCTCAGCCTCGCTTCcaacagcagcctcctcCCCCATCACAGCCCGCCTCCGATCCATTCGCTATTCTTGGTGCTGGTAACTTTAACTCTCAACGTGCATCTCCTGCGCCCCCTCAACCACAACCCGCTCCTACAGccaacgatgatgacgagtggAACTTCTCCTCTGCCCTACCCCCAGAGCCAAGCAAGCCCAAGGAGCACCAGGCTGTTGTGAGTAACACAAATGTGAAGATTGAGATGATTGCCAGGCGAGCACCTGGCAATGAGAACGCTATTAACATCGTCTTTGCCTTTTCCAACAACGTGACACAGCCCATCGGCGAATTTCACTTCCAGCTCGCCGTGACAAAG GGCTACGAACTTCAGCTCAAGCCTCAGACTGGTCGCGATCTTGCCCCCCAGCAAAATCGCGGCATCACGCAGGAGGTGCAGATCTGGCACGCGGGCAACCGGGCTCAAAAGGTCACAAGCGCCAAGCTGCGGTGGCGTGCCTCATATAAGACCGGCGAACAAACCGTCAACGAGATGGGTGAGGTCACCGAGTTCAGCCTCGCATAA